In Deltaproteobacteria bacterium, one genomic interval encodes:
- a CDS encoding serine/threonine protein kinase: MGEPAPGETLDQYELLDVIARSGMATIFRARDRENGHTVALKVPHLEYASDLVFHRRFEREEAIGQRLAHPAVIKVLRPRQKSRLYLVMEYAQGELLRERLRREGRLPVADAVEMGIKIADALVYLHGQGVVHRDLKPENIMLTADGSVKLMDFGIAFDATLGDLTWSGLSSSVGTPEYMAPEQVRARHGDERTDLYSLGVILYEMLTGKLPWSGDSAPEVMHAKLEEDPVPLRELRPEIPPALEEVVLHALERRPERRPESALELREALAHLDSVVITNRAGRRRRARWLPRWARVLVRIGGAAAAYGLLLWALSRLG; encoded by the coding sequence ATGGGGGAGCCCGCGCCCGGCGAGACGCTCGATCAGTACGAGCTCCTGGACGTCATCGCGCGTAGCGGGATGGCGACCATCTTCCGCGCCCGCGACCGCGAGAACGGCCACACGGTGGCGCTCAAGGTGCCCCACCTCGAGTACGCCAGCGACCTGGTCTTCCACCGCCGCTTCGAGCGCGAGGAGGCGATCGGCCAGCGCCTCGCCCACCCCGCGGTCATCAAGGTGCTCCGCCCGCGCCAGAAGAGCCGCCTTTACCTGGTCATGGAGTACGCGCAGGGAGAGCTCTTGCGCGAGCGGCTGCGCCGCGAGGGCCGCCTGCCGGTCGCGGACGCGGTCGAGATGGGGATCAAGATCGCCGACGCGCTGGTCTACCTCCACGGCCAGGGCGTCGTGCACCGCGATCTCAAGCCCGAGAACATCATGCTGACCGCCGACGGCAGCGTGAAGCTGATGGACTTCGGGATCGCCTTCGACGCCACGCTCGGCGACCTCACCTGGTCGGGGCTGTCGTCGAGCGTGGGCACGCCCGAGTACATGGCCCCGGAGCAGGTCCGGGCGCGCCACGGTGACGAGCGCACCGACCTCTACAGCCTGGGGGTCATCCTCTACGAGATGCTGACCGGAAAGCTGCCCTGGTCGGGCGACAGCGCGCCGGAGGTCATGCATGCGAAGCTGGAGGAGGACCCGGTGCCGCTGCGCGAGCTCCGGCCGGAGATCCCGCCGGCCCTGGAGGAGGTCGTCCTGCACGCGCTCGAGCGGCGGCCCGAGCGGCGCCCCGAGAGCGCTCTCGAGCTGCGCGAGGCGCTCGCGCACCTGGACAGCGTGGTGATCACGAACCGCGCCGGGCGCCGGCGCCGCGCGCGCTGGCTCCCGCGGTGGGCCCGCGTGCTCGTCCGCATAGGGGGCGCCGCGGCGGCGTACGGTCTCCTCCTCTGGGCCCTGTCCCGTCTTGGCTGA
- a CDS encoding serine/threonine-protein phosphatase, whose amino-acid sequence MPEIEFFQLTDVGCLREQNEDAVGHWPHEDGLVFAVADGLGGHAAGEVASALALEVLAREMDRAPGNWALAKRLRRAVQEANLELYNKALAVPELRGMGTTLTASAVVGGTLVAAHIGDCRLFLSRDGKLEQLTKDHTWVWEQMQYGLLSPEDARTHPRRNMLTRCLGRELIVGIDVLSMDIRPGDVVVQCSDGVHVAVREEEVAELVVAHPPEAACRALVRRAREEGGEDNLSVQVAAIVSCPPAAPRPWWRLGR is encoded by the coding sequence ATGCCCGAGATCGAATTCTTCCAGCTGACCGACGTCGGCTGCCTCCGTGAGCAGAACGAGGACGCGGTCGGGCACTGGCCGCACGAGGATGGCCTCGTCTTCGCGGTGGCCGACGGGCTCGGCGGGCACGCCGCGGGCGAAGTGGCGAGCGCGCTCGCCCTCGAGGTGCTGGCGCGCGAGATGGACCGTGCGCCCGGAAACTGGGCGCTGGCGAAGCGACTCCGCCGCGCCGTCCAGGAGGCCAACCTCGAGCTCTACAACAAGGCGCTCGCGGTGCCCGAGCTGCGCGGCATGGGGACCACCCTCACCGCGAGCGCGGTGGTGGGAGGCACGCTGGTGGCGGCGCACATCGGGGACTGCCGCCTCTTCCTCTCGCGCGACGGGAAGCTGGAGCAGCTCACCAAGGACCACACCTGGGTCTGGGAGCAGATGCAGTACGGCCTCCTCTCGCCCGAGGACGCGCGCACCCATCCGCGGCGGAACATGCTGACCCGCTGCCTCGGGCGCGAGCTGATCGTCGGCATCGACGTGCTCAGCATGGATATCCGTCCCGGCGACGTGGTTGTGCAGTGCAGCGATGGCGTCCACGTCGCGGTGCGCGAGGAGGAGGTGGCGGAGCTGGTCGTGGCCCACCCGCCGGAGGCCGCCTGCCGGGCCCTGGTGCGGCGGGCGCGCGAGGAGGGCGGCGAGGACAACCTGAGCGTCCAGGTGGCGGCCATCGTGAGCTGCCCGCCGGCCGCCCCCCGGCCCTGGTGGCGCCTCGGCCGGTGA